The sequence AAAAAGTTTTCATTGTGGGCTTTTCCCATGCATAATCACCAAATCTCTGTATTtttagttcgcagttgaaacaattatgtagtacagcagtaatacattgaaaacacatatttgcagcgtcacagcaaaaataaaagtgCCACAAACACtcaaacattttaagaaatTTTCCTTTCCAATGCCCTTTTACCccaaaatatttttcattagcTTATGTGGTGacatatagaaaaaaatactCGACAAATTCAAGGTGGATGTGGATAGCCCCTGACCTTTGCACTCTGTAGATCCTAGTCCACGGCGGCACCAGTGCCAGGATCCTGGCGATGAGGTCCACCAGGGTGCTGGGGGGGTAACTCTTGTACCGGCCCGTCTTCCACAGCTCGTACAGGCCCGTGCCACGGATCACCAGGGTGGGGTAGATCTTCATCCCGTCCGGACGGAACGCTGGGTTCTCAAACAACTCCTATAGGAGATTTTAGTGTTATTCTAGGGTCACATTTCGAAACCGGCGCCCAGCCGGACAGTTTGCAGGAAtgaaaagtatgatgtaaaagacagcaaaacacacaaaatgtaagaaaaatcaGCCATGAGCATAATCTGTgtatttttctttataattttaTACATTGAAcacttttgtttttcattcagGCAACTAGCCCAGTCAGGccctggtttggaaatgtgaccctagcattttAGTATGGTTAGACCTGTCCAGGTTAACGTGTTGGTTCTCAGAACTGATAGTGATGCAGAACTCTAAGACCAACATGAAGGGGGAAGTAACTTTCTTGGTGAAAATATACTGATTCAAGTTGTACTCCCAATCCTTTATGTTAATGTATATGTAATGTCCTCTTGATGCTAAAAGTTTATTTGAAAATATCTGAGAAAGCACAAAAGATGCATTTTTCCAATGCAGTGCATGACAGACATGTAATAGTGCGTGACTCACAATGAATTGTTCTATGTCTCTCTCCAGTCCCACGTTGGGAAGGTCTGGCATCATGTGACACACGACCTTGAACCCTGCGTCCTTGGACATGTGGAAGGACTCGCACACTGCCTTCACTGTGTGACCTCTGGAggaaaaatacagcaaaatctCTGATAAGGGCAATATGTCATGTCAAGTCAAATTGaacaagagttcaaagatctcaCGCCTCAGTTAAACATATAGAGTTTctcatatgtcttgtttaattggtttgctcctctgattgcatcttggctcccaccgttgagtcattccgttccaggctggaggcctgcccgccttagcccgggatcTCAACTCCCTCCTACTTTGACCCTGATGGGGCTATATGGGGGTATCACAATGTAGATGTGATGTTATAATACATGATTAGCTGTTGTAGTACACTTGTATATActaaagactagtaggcaaccttgCTAGCTGaatcccaaccacagatgaccttgccatggtctggagaaggttgggaggccatggtcggctatgtgtgacaggggttaaactcccaaccatggtctggagaaagtTGGGGGGCCATGGttggctaggtgtgacaggggcttaactcccaaccatggtctggagaaggtcgggaggccatggtcggctatgtgtgacaggggcttaactcccaaccatggtctggagaaggtcgggaggctatGCCTATGgtaggctatgtgtgacaggggttaaactcccaaccatggtctggagaaggtcgggaggccatggtcggctctGTCTGACAGTGTGTTACCTGTTGGTGTCTCTGGCCACATCCTCGTAAACACTCTGTACTCCTATCTCCAGCCTGGTGCAGCCATACGACAGCATCGAGCTGAGGTGTCTCTTCAGACAGTAGTCTGGTCTGGTCTCTATGGTGATCCCTATACACttggtgtggctcttctcagaGTACCTACACAACAGACAAAAGAGATGCATCATGTATACATCACAGTAAACGTTTTATCATCTTTTTCGTTGCAAGCTATAAAAGCTTGAATCTTTTTATGATTACAGCATGAAAAACATCATGAGAAAAATGCCTTTATTCAACTGTTTGGTTCTTATGTGTTATTGACATACAGACATAAGGAAAAATGATGTATCtatagtttgtgtgtttgtgacatACTTGACAGCCTCGTTGACATCGTTACTGGTGTGGCCCGACAGGGCATCGTGAAGGTTCCTGATGAAGTAGTCCCTGTAGTCCTCGCCTAGCGCCATGAACGTCCCTCCCATCACGATAAACTCCACCTTGTCCACGCTATGACCCAGCTGCTTCAACTGTGGACCAATTGTGGAAGAGTGTTTGTATAAGCCTATATTTATCTGCTCAATATGAATATTGAGTTAtgaatataaaatacaacaatggACATTTCACTTCATTTCAGAAAATCCACTGTCCCAATCTAAATGTTTAGTCCTTATGTCCTTTCCTAACATTTAAGTGTAACAGGCTAAACTTCTAAAAACCTATTTGAACCCCATTACTTTGCTGCTAAGAGGTCTGTTATCAGAACTCCGATATTTTGGGTGAAGATTCAAATTCCAATGATTTCTCTGTTAATGGGTGACTATTTTACAGGGAAGTTGTCAAAGGAGCAAATGGAaactagaataggatggataccaggctagtttCTAGTCAGACGACTGTGTAGAAGGACCCACCTGCTCAACTCTGTGTCTGGTCTGCAGGAAGGGGTCGTACCTCGCACGGATGGCTCGCATCGACGTGGGCTGGAGACAGACACAGGAAAAATATCACGgtatgaaataaagaaaaggaaagctTGATCCATACAGTACCATTACAAAGATGTCGGATGGACATCTAAaacatttgatattttcatattgtaattcaGTGGTATAGATTGGATCAAAATCTTATTACACCAGCAGTATGGGCATTTTGATGTCTACTTTTGTTAGATTGCCAAAAATGCTTTCGTTATTCAAGACCTTTTCAAAAAATAAGTCATCAATGAAAGACACCCTCATTTTTTTCCAGCGCGAACAGTTTGAAGTTGACCAGCAGATACCAGCTTTAACACTTATCAGCTAGccaagaacaacaaaaataacaaccTTAAGGGAAGGGGGGTGTTGACTCTAATAGCTCTAAAAAAAACAACCCACAGTTCTTACCTCATACCCTGTGTAAGACTGAGTGGAATATTCAAAGTCGGAGTCTGGTCCCCCTGGACAATATCTGTAGAGAGAGGTGGAGATTAACATTAATCCAAACATCTCTATCATGGCGGGGATTTTCTATTGTAAGTATTTTGATGATCTGATCATCACATATTCAAGAAATTTGAAAGTCTTAAGGGACAGTTTAAGTTGAAGGAGGGAGGGCACAAACATCAAGAGCATATTCTTACTATGTATAAATTCATTTATCttgtaggaggggaaaggagtttTTTGCGGCGTTTTGAATTCTGtagtacaactacatgtagtaaaacaTTGGCAATGCCTAGTCACTATGTCATGAacttgcagtggagaggtcatcgTAAAATAAAACTACTATTACTAAAAACATTTgatgatttacagtacacattATATTGAAACATTAACTTGTTGGTTAATGTACTAGTAatagtgtggttcaagcgccaggGAGCCAGGAGATCTACTAGTACTcgctttgtatgtttcagtgatctggaccagttagactggtcagtaagtgatgcttgaaccacactgacTGTTACAGGTAAAAGTGAGTTATTCTTGACTTACACACAGATGTTTCCTGTCATGTTGATGTGGGGACACCTGTGGGGTTTGCACATAACTGCAACAACAGCTatctgcagaagaaaaaaaatgcaaaaaattgTTTAGATTTCTGACAATTTAACTATTTTCTTTCTCAAAACATGCTTTCATACTACTGGTGCACAGGATACAAGAAAATACTAGTGTAAATGCACTAAACAAACAATCAAGTGTTACAAAAAGTCTGGAAAATAGGGATCAAACAAATGAGCAAGTTTTCCATCTGTTGCTTATGGATTTGTTACATCAAAGTATAACATGTTCCTAATGctgatggtgtgtgtgtgtgaaacatatactgtaaatttatcaaaattcatgttgatttgattttgtgccacaaggcggtttaccaggtatgcaatagaaacaaacaaacaaacaaacatgtaactgATGAGAACATCTTCTTAACCAACATGTACTTACCCCACTGGCTGTTCGGACAGGTTTGGCCTTGAGTTTGGGGTACAGAACCTTCTTGTATGCCGGCGGGACTCCTGCAATAATGTCCACCAGGCGGGGCTGGTTGGGAAGACCGTACTTCTTCGACGTCAGACTCTTCATCCTGATAAACACAAAATCAGGGAAAGGTCTGAAAACAGCCTATATGTAACTGTGGGAAGGGCAGGGTGGAAATCAAATTATGAAATAGGAGACAATGTCatgattgtaatttgtatttcatACTAGTAAGTAAGATATAGAAAACAGGGATAATCATAATTTGAATCCTCTTGTGAGCTTATTCACAGGTAATTGGATTCATCATCATAACTCGATTAATCCAACATGGCACAAATCAATTCAAATAAAAAATTTGTGAAGATAAACTTAGGAATTGTTTTGATGCCAAGATACTTGATAATGGCAGTTATCACTTGTTTTGTGCAGTTATCACTTGTTTTGTGCAGTAATCACTTAATTTTGGTAGTTAACATTTTAACTTGTTGTTGCGATTTTCAATGATGATTCTCACCTGTTGAGGTTGACATCCTTCCCCTGCTCATGAGCCTCAATCAGCTGTTTGACGATGTCCGACACAGTCAGCACCATCAGCTCCTGCGGGGAGGCAGTCACGCCCGCTGGAAAATAAACCACACATGGGGGACGGTTAAGactagtcaaacctgcccaaggtgaccacccgggggaccgagcaaaaccGGTcacgatggacaggtggtcgccatgacgAGGAAtccactcataacatgtttccaggtcgaggtgttcaaaatatacagtgtactacgtagatggatggaaaattaaatgattttagacagcatgacccccaccaggctcagttctcattgacagaaagatcgtacagaaattacattttctgttataagAGGTGATCAAGACAGCCTTTTACCCTTTAGCCCTTTATAATTACTTGGCCACTTGGGTGATATAGTTACTGTTACGTTAAATACTAAGTTTACGGCGTGGCTATTTACAAGAACATCCTGCAGCTGGCAGTAGTGCCAAAGGATTCACAGGAACAATAGTGACAAAAATATCCGGACTACAGTTCATAACGTATGTAACATTAATGTATAAAGCCATGGCGACTCTAGCAGGGCAACTTGCTCATACCGGTACTGTTTTAATAAATACAGACATGCTGTACTAAATAGTACAGAAAGAGGCCCTTCTACTTCTATAGTCGCCATGGCTTATAATTATACAAGTATTACAACAGTAGTTACACTGATCTGAAGCACAAGCTGCCATAGCCTGAATGACTGTTTCCAGGACCGACACAGGTCAACTTCTCGGTCATACGACTAAAATGCCcaaaaggaaattctacaacaggcccctCTGAGTTAGACCCGCACGATAGATGTTATACTTTAATAGAGAGGGGGTTTGGCATGCCAACTCAGAAGCGCCTCACTCaacttcacccccctccccccgaaaAATAACAACATCGGTGCATACTAGTAGTCAAAATGACGTTAGGTAACGTTAGTCTAAATACTTAAGCACTTGTGATACTGTACCTCCTTTCTTCTTGTTTCTCTTtcccattttccttacacttcAATCAGGAGCGAGTCTCCTACTGAAAGATTATAGTCAAAACTTGTGCTGCGAAATAATTTTTCACCACGCGACAGCCATCTTGGGTCACGACCTCTCAGCAGGCACCCGGATGGATTTTGCCGACGGTACAGGGACGACATCTTTCATATAAGGCTAGTACTGCAGCAAAGGGCCAGCTTGTCAGTTGCGAGTCAGTTTTGCTTGGTTTTGCACAGGAGTTGATCAAAGGCTCGGCTTTATGTACGACCTACCGATATTGTGCGAACTACCATAGCTTTTATTCATGATTTATTGTGTACAATGAATATTTGCTGGGTCAAAAGTGAGATGGCATCCACAGATGACAGTGTtgccagtgtgaatgtcatccagcaccaaggacaggtagtGTCTGTTTCAGGAAAAATCTACTTTTCTTAATTAATTGACACATCAAATCAAACAACATATAAATTAGTGTAGCGGTATTTGACTCATAGATGCCGTAATGTGTATTTTGCTTCTTTTCTTTCACTGTTGAATATCTTTATTCCGTGGCCTGGGTACTTAGTAACCTCTGGCTCAATCTTTTGCTAaccactagcctctaccaggccccgcggatggctgggacaattgtagaaattggccaaatagagtgaatagtatgctaaggtactcggctacggagagaggaaacaagtgaaaccctggcaaatattttccctatagccggcatagttagtctggtacatGGCAGAGACTAGCTAACCACCGTGATGAACActgcggttactacggaggaagGTACCCAGGCTATTTATCCCTATCTGCTCTACATCGATAGTGCATGCGTAATTACGTCAGTCAGTCATAACACCATGTGAAATCTTTCACCAGTAGATTTTATTTCTCAAAAAGGCCGTCTTCATCAACTGCAATATAACTGTCATCCATCCTGACCAATCACAATGCAGCTTTATGAAGGCCTTTTTTTTCTACGTTTGAATTCCCGTGATCACAGCGGACCAATCAGCAGGGAGGTGTCGAGGTCGGTGTTGATGTCCATATTAGGACAGACCATGGGGAAGTTGCTGCAGTCTTCAGGGTTCTGGTATATCTGACAGCCGGGAAGGGCCGGGGGAGGGGTGGTCCtgagaagaaaacaaatcaacatgtaTCGTCGGTACTGCAGTGTGATCCGTACGTACTTGATGCGTCAACAGGGAAGGAGGCCTACGTGTCGAGCTGTCCTACACTTGTTTTACATTATAGCTAtgttttgttattattgtcatttacatgtaggtaggcaTTCACTGcagatttttgattgattgattgattgatttgtatgATACataggtacaaatgtataatgGTGTTTCCAACTTGTTTCATGTATTGACTTTATATTAATTGACTTTACATTATGGGTTCAAAATTGGGTTCCATGATAACTTTTGGCAGGCCGTAAAACCTAACATCGTGCTAACCCTACAAGTGATCTTTTATTTAAAACGGAGAAAAGGCGCCGGCATCTCACTTCCTGCAGACGATACCGACGTGACCCTCAGAGATAGGACTGATGCATTCACAGAAGGCGCAGACGTCCTCGGCTGGGTACTTGTCCCAGTGCCATTGGTCGCCGTTTCCATACGTCATCTCCTGGTGTGCGCACTTGTCACCTGTAGTGACGTGAATATTTTCGTGGTTAAACATAGAAATATTGAATGCTTGTTGGAAGAGCTTAACTAACTATTTCTGCCACAACTTTTTGTtgatcaggccatgttgatttgattatatggatgttATCCTCCGGAGACCCCAAAACTCGAGCGAGCGtgccaaaaaaaagtttggcaaaaaaagtcgCCTCcagtatgaaatctacgtggtcaggaagcaTGAACAAAATTAAACGCACAAACTATGGTATACTGAAatatggattcttcatttttgctttcaaaaatttcttctttgactttggaattgactttggtattctacgacattagtatccgttttctaaATTGTTTGGGGGGCATGTTTACAGCATGTagtttctcattttgcagctgcttttcaagatttacagtatggccgaatttgaatatttttgagaAACGGACGAAAGTtcatgcgcgcggatgtcattgttataatgaaatcaacatggccagtAGAGGGTCGCCGAGTTGAGAAATCGCCATTGAGTCGAGCGTGTTTTTCACCTTGAAATTTACCCAATCACATTGGATGGGGCTCGTGGAACTGAGAACGTCGGCCGTGATGATCGAAAGAACACCGGGTGTACagtattactgccgaaaattTCATTTAGAGCTTGCAGCCTCGCGTCGGCCGATcgattttcctgctgtgtgacaggggcgtTAGGATTACTGAGCTGAGTGATATTACCAAAGATACATGAGTCTATTCTTTGTTTTGAATGTCTTCCACGCAAAATAAATGTTATTCACCAACGTTGCAACGCAAATGAACGGGTTGTATGTCGCATacttttgttctatttttgCCTTTGTTTGATGTGACCTTTATATGTTTTGTTTAGACAACAGGTGCCACCAGTCTCACAGCTAACATAAATTCGGtttattggcgacgcctcaggggcgagccaaatttttactatattgtgtgcagattgcaagaattctaggaattgtacaggaatgtgaaagtccatgggacgataactcaagaatgcctggatgtattgtcttcatattttgtaggtgggtaggtctgtgggagaccttgtaacgattggattttgggctccctagcgactttctaaagtactgcaggggaactttcacttttcaaatctcgtcttctgaacatgctacagtcatgatttttaagtggtggatagctctttgttaggaaaatatgtcctgtagatttggaccccctagcggctttttttggaactgcaggagctgattttgactcaaactttgaaagagaataacgcaagaaggggatgacggatcatcataatttttggtgtgtagatagcttaagtgatgatttacataatcatatgccaattatgcaaatcaatatctgatttgcatgattaatgaggactgttaataaatcagctgcattctattataggactctcaaacacatgacatatgtaactgagaaagagataaatatcgatagatatcaattatgcaaattgatacttaatttgcataattaatgacaaaatactatgaatccatagtggtaaatgatggggatttcatttttgcaccatttggaagttaagtaaatgtggccactattagacacaaatcttgcatagagggcctcatttacataatctatgaggaaatggtacgatatctttttttgtgaaaacaagatttttatacattggacaacttgtgttgttttggtagagaaggtgatcgactgatatgatttatgcgaggtccttatttgcatgtgggctaaaaacgaaaacgttaacagagaccaccgtcgccatggcaacatctttttatgttgccaatcttgtttttagatgtttttggACTCAATTATCCTCTAGAAagtcaaaacatgaaaattttagaagatgaaaattgaaaatgaataatACTAGTCTGGGACTAAGTGTGAACATCGCTGGCAATACATgttgccatatacatgtaccactggaGAAGAACAGGTCTTGAATGGGTGGGAATTGTGGCATCTCTAGATCTAATGAAcattgacaaaaataaaatacattgcCTTTCTTCAAGCCGGCGTTACAACAGAAAAATATCTCCTTCTGTGAGTCTACGAGCTCTAAAATCAAAAGGGCATTTCCGGTCAAAGTACGGTCGGTTTCCTATCGTTCACTTTGCGATTTAGGCCGCACCGACCTATGTTCGCAGGACACCGACCTCGATCCAAAgtgatagggtagattttcaggcgaaaaacATCACCCATGGCAGATGTTTTATTATTGTATCCTCTTTACCTGACATAAGcctctggttccaattagtttgtAACTGGGGGACCCCAGTTTAAGTCCCGGGGTCAGATTTCGGTTGGGACTGCACACGTCTATTAAacgaagggacgtaaaatgggggtcccgtgtttgaggaggtgcctcgagcacgttaaagggaagggcaagcaacccctccctggaaaaatataccctgctactgaaacagcaagaaaccTGCTGTCCTATGTATGTGCCACTtgacactacaagggtctgaattaacgaacgaacgaacgaacgaacctGGCATGACTTGGTGGAAGAAGTCCGTCGCCACCACCGCCGTCAGCAGGAGGGGGAGAACCAACAGCACACGCATTCTTACTCTCCGAGATTAAGACGTCTGAAATGAGAACATcttctacatgtagattgtcaAGATAGACCTCGTTCTATTTACATCATAAAATGTTGAAGTCAGTTACAATTTCTCATGGTATGAAAGTGAAGAAATATTAGATATAACAGTTTAAGCTGTATAAAACATAACCTATGCCAAATAAGTCAATGGCTGTGTAGAATAGGGATTATGACACGCTAGGGCTGTCAAACGAGTTATCTTTTTCTTGGGAATTGTTTCGTCTTGTTTTTGTGCACTTAAAGTTTCCATACGTGAACTATATGTTACCACGGGGAAGTGTTGCAATAGCTCGCTGGAAAGTCCTAATAAGTACAAACATTACATGCCAATATGATCTTGGGCTATCTCGATTCATGCTTTCTACAGTCACGGCTAGTTACACCTTCTTAAATTATGAAAAACAGCACCAAAACATGAACAGCCAGCCTACCTTGCCTTGAAGGTGAGAATAGTGATTTGATATGTTACGTGTGGATTTTTAAATATCTTGTTATTATTTGTTCCTTCAGAAAGTTCAACATCCGTGGTCGGGAAGAGGATATGACTGATATCTTCACCTGTTGTTTCTCACCAGTTAACCTGCATTAAGCCTCTCATCACATGGTTACCTATTGCTAATGCCCTGAATACCTTATTTGACAAGCTGCAATAGGCACGTAGACCTCAACCTCTAAGTCAACAGGCATTacaataataatctttattgcatatttattCCCAAGGGGATAAATGCATAGGTGACCatactacctttaccttaccatTTTAGATATCTGTCCAAACATGGTCGGTTCCCAAGAATTGTGTTGCCTCATGTTGACATATTCTAAAATCCACAAGCACACCATACTCAGACTCAGGGCATGTGTGTCAGTGGTACATCGCTACCTTAAAGTTCTCTGATGGTTCTCAATAGATCTGGTAGACTTGGTGCAAACtccattattatctccatgataAATGGAGATATCGCTTTGgggttgtctgtgtgtgtgtctgtgtgtgtgtttccggatttttgtagtcagcataactcaagaacctctggatggattacaatgatatttggtatgtgggtaggtgttgggaagacgaaggtcaaggtcaattttggttccactggtatgtgaccttggtactacagcagaacttccgtttttgtatctttttacctggacgtgctatggtcttgatttgttggtggcagatagcttgtgatgtgaggaagaagtggtgtaggtttgggccccctagcagcttgctctggaactgcaggggtggttTTTAAAGGATTGACAAATGCTATAAAATAAGTTGATAAGGCTTCTCCAAAAAGGTTGGCATGCCTCAAGGATTGGTAACTTTCACACTGTTTAGTAGACTAcatttacaaaataaaacatcaaaatacaTATAGACCTTCACTACAGTAAACATACTGTACTTTATTTACAAAGAACCAGGAACTTTCCTTGTTTACACAAATTTACTTCAATCATTCCTTCATTAGACTAATGTGCATTTGTACCATCAATAGGTCCCCTTTTATATAAACCTACAGTTAGACATGATttacacaaacaaaaattatcatATCGATTGGTATAAAAGTGGGAAGATCAAGTTAGGACTATTCCAATTCAAAGGTTGATAGGGGTGTTCACAGAACTGTCAAATCTGTTTGATAGAAAGAGAATACTACCAGTAGTAATAATCATAGAAAAGTTTCCAGACTCCCCTATTTTTGACTCTTTAGTTTACTAGTCCTGAGGTTCTTGGGCGTGTCTTAAGGTAATTTGATGCCCTTAAGGTTCCTCTGGTTCATGACGACCTTCTCTTGTCTTGAGACTTCCTCCTTGAAGGCCAGTTTGTTGCCCTTTTTCTCCATTCTTCTCTCCTGGTAATGTATCAGGAAGAAACAATGTTAGTATATGTTGTATGCAACGGGTataattaggccatgttgatttgatcatatggatgacatctgtacATGCATTACCTTTGGTCCATTTctaaaaacaaatgtttttggccatactgtaaattgtacaaagggTGGTTACActtgctatacagatacagatacatctataGCAGGTTATAcgattacactgaacgacctgtcacacttaaCCTTTACACATTTAGCAGCAATTGTTGCTTAAAAGAAActttgtttaaagctatctagggTGTCCCTACTATCCTTTGTGGTAACTTGTTTcactctatgatagttctagGTAGCTGTAGGCAACAgctaatttttaaaaacattaattGGGTAAACAtcaatcctgggttgataaCTGACTGATACTTGAAGGCATCActatttcttgttattttctgaGCAAGTATAAGATACTCAGTAGTTGGTATGTCCACTTAGTTAATCATCATCAACTAGATTTGCCAACttgtcaaacaacaacaaaaacatgggAAAGGCCGCCCACCCTTCTCTCTGCCTTCACAGCCTGTTTCCTTAGCTTCTTTTCTTCCGCTGTTTCACCCTTTTTTCTGGCTGGAGCAGATCTTCTGTCACCGTCCTCCCCCTCCTCTTCTTCTGAACTGCCCTCTTCTTCATCCATCTTGTCTAGCTCCTCCAGCTGTTTCTTGGTGACACCTTTACTGCTGAGCACGCCGATGGGAATTCCGCTTTTCTGGGACAGAATAATCTGTTTCCCCTGAACATCAAAAACATACAATCAGTGTTAAGTATGAATGATACTATTAGTTAGAAAGTGATaccgatccagtttagctcactgaagagctactcttccactggccatgacagagaggacagacactatgtacagtattta comes from Branchiostoma lanceolatum isolate klBraLanc5 chromosome 2, klBraLanc5.hap2, whole genome shotgun sequence and encodes:
- the LOC136428772 gene encoding elongator complex protein 3 encodes the protein MGKRNKKKGAGVTASPQELMVLTVSDIVKQLIEAHEQGKDVNLNRMKSLTSKKYGLPNQPRLVDIIAGVPPAYKKVLYPKLKAKPVRTASGIAVVAVMCKPHRCPHINMTGNICVYCPGGPDSDFEYSTQSYTGYEPTSMRAIRARYDPFLQTRHRVEQLKQLGHSVDKVEFIVMGGTFMALGEDYRDYFIRNLHDALSGHTSNDVNEAVKYSEKSHTKCIGITIETRPDYCLKRHLSSMLSYGCTRLEIGVQSVYEDVARDTNRGHTVKAVCESFHMSKDAGFKVVCHMMPDLPNVGLERDIEQFIELFENPAFRPDGMKIYPTLVIRGTGLYELWKTGRYKSYPPSTLVDLIARILALVPPWTRIYRVQRDIPMPLVTSGVEHGNLRELALARMKDLGTECRDVRTREVGIQEIHHKVRPYEVELIRRDYVANGGWETFLSYEDPEQDILIGLLRLRKCSEETFRPELKGGCSIVRELHVYGSVVPVSARDPGKFQHQGFGMLLMEEAERIAREEHGANKMAVISGVGTRNYYRKIGYELEGPYMVKKLY
- the LOC136426764 gene encoding uncharacterized protein, whose amino-acid sequence is MRVLLVLPLLLTAVVATDFFHQVMPGDKCAHQEMTYGNGDQWHWDKYPAEDVCAFCECISPISEGHVGIVCRKTTPPPALPGCQIYQNPEDCSNFPMVCPNMDINTDLDTSLLIGPL